In one Alnus glutinosa chromosome 12, dhAlnGlut1.1, whole genome shotgun sequence genomic region, the following are encoded:
- the LOC133852472 gene encoding DELLA protein RGL2-like: MEVEEANPISTVEYGGAHLLKDQPISNDVILDEFHFDSVFPPTELAQIPTRDPSSLASFELLRKYGNGFKKLKGEIILSDKSAHESTPAVSHRLSTEEIMRVAGARYVQFPTQMSDDYLMPGHPFGFALSAAGLSEDETRDVELAHLLLAAAEKVSYRQYDRASRLLLRCEWISSAKANPVQRVVFRFAEALQERIEKEIGRATGKGVFEPNIDEIFQGFIISSHLPFLTVYKQIPFTQILLFTGIQAIVEKIAFQRKIHLIDIGIRCGVQWTILMQALAERRDCPIELLKITAVGSTGIEETGKRLANVAESLNLPFSFKPVLLPDMNDVKDELFETEDDEYVIIFAPHILGTMISRPTCLENLMRVIRNLYPSIMVVIETEANHNSPSFLNRFIEALFFYSAYYDSFDTCLKQYDADRMRMETVFGDAIRNIVAEEGAERNIRNVTMDVWRAFFARYRMVEIGFSEAALSQASLVVKRFACRSSCTIDKNGKCVIVGWKGSPIHSLSLWKFR, translated from the exons ATGGAAGTAGAAGAGGCTAATCCCATCTCTACTGTTGAATATGGAGGAGCCCATTTGTTGAAAGATCAACCCATTTCAAATGATGTGATATTGGATGAATTTCACTTCGACTCTGTTTTCCCACCTACAGAGCTTGCGCAAATCCCAACCAGAGATCCATCTTCTTTAGCTTCTTTTGAGCTGCTAAGAAAGTATGGAAATGGGTTCAAGAAGTTGAAGGGGGAAATTATATTAAGCGACAAAAGTGCTCATGAAAGTACTCCTGCTGTCAGCCACAGATTGTCAACCGAAGAAATCATGAGGGTGGCCGGAGCAAGGTACGTACAATTCCCGACCCAGATGTCCGATGATTATTTAATGCCCGGGCATCCTTTTGGTTTTGCCCTCTCGGCCGCCGGTCTGTCGGAGGATGAGACGAGAGATGTGGAGCTTGCCCACCTTCTTCTTGCCGCGGCTGAGAAGGTGAGCTACCGACAATATGATCGTGCGAGCAGACTGCTTTTACGCTGTGAATGGATTTCGTCTGCCAAAGCTAATCCTGTCCAGAGAGTTGTTTTTCGTTTTGCTGAAGCGCTTCAAGAGAGGATCGAAAAGGAAATAGGAAGGGCCACAGGGAAGGGAGTATTTGAGCCAAATATTGATGAAATCTTTCAGGGTTTTATCATCAGTAGCCATCTCCCATTCCTTACGGTTTACAAACAGATTCCTTTCACGCAAATCTTGCTGTTCACAGGAATCCAAGCCATAGTGGAGAAGATAGCATTCCAGCGTAAAATCCATTTGATAGATATCGGAATCAG GTGCGGAGTCCAGTGGACAATCTTGATGCAGGCTCTAGCGGAGAGACGTGATTGCCCCATTGAGCTTCTTAAGATAACTGCTGTCGGATCAACAGGAATAGAGGAGACAGGCAAGAGGTTAGCAAATGTTGCCGAGTCCTTGAACTTGCCCTTTTCGTTTAAGCCAGTTTTATTACCAGACATGAATGATGTCAAGGATGAATTATTCGAAACTGAAGATGATGAATATGTCATCATTTTCGCTCCACATATTCTGGGGACAATGATCTCAAGGCCTACATGCTTGGAAAACTTGATGAGAGTGATAAGAAATCTCTATCCGTCGATCATGGTTGTCATTGAAACCGAAGCAAACCATAATTCACCCTCTTTTTTGAATCGCTTCATTGAAGCTCTGTTCTTCTATAGTGCATATTATGACAGCTTTGACACTTGCCTGAAACAATACGATGCTGACAGGATGAGAATGGAGACAGTTTTTGGTGATGCGATTCGAAACATTGTTGCAGAGGAGGGTGCAGAAAGGAATATTCGAAATGTTACGATGGATGTTTGGAGGGCATTCTTCGCAAGGTATAGGATGGTGGAAATTGGGTTTAGCGAGGCAGCCTTGAGCCAAGCTAGTTTGGTTGTCAAACGGTTTGCTTGTAGGAGTTCTTGTACAATTGATAAGAATGGGAAATGTGTAATTGTTGGGTGGAAAGGAAGCCCAATTCATTCCCTCTCGCTTTGGAAGTTCCGCTAG